One Carassius carassius chromosome 20, fCarCar2.1, whole genome shotgun sequence DNA segment encodes these proteins:
- the pfkpb gene encoding ATP-dependent 6-phosphofructokinase, platelet type isoform X3: MQDTKKFIENLSGAGKSIGVLTSGGDAQGMNAAVRAVVRMGIYVGAKVFFIHEGYQGMVDGGDNIKEASWESVSSMLQVGGTVIGSARCKDFRTHEGRLRAALNLVQRGITNLCVIGGDGSLTGANLFREEWSGLLDELVQSCQISEEASQTHSALHIVGMVGSIDNDFCGTDMTIGTDSALHRIIEVVDAIMTTAQSHQRTFVLEVMGRHCGYLALVSALACGADWVLIPEMPPKDGWEEQMCHKLSENRADKKRLNIIIVAEGAIDQNNKPITTELIKDLVVRCLGFDTRVTILGHVQRGGTPSAFDRILASRMGVEAVLALLEASPGTPACVVSLCGNQAVRLPLMECVQMTQEVQKAMDEKRFEEAVKLRGRSFENNLNTYKLLSHRKMNAELPRSSFNVAVLNVGAPAAGMNAAVRSAVRVGITEGHTVFAVSDGFEGFSKGQIKEFKWGDVGGWTGQGGSLLGTKRTLPAKHIDKIAEQMRIHNINALLVIGGFEVMVPATVSNNIPGSDLSIGADTALNAITDAFESLLQLVDARSRYEEFCVPMCMLPATISNNVSGTDLSIGADTSLNAIVETCDRIKQSASGTKHRVFIIETMGGYCGYLATVGGLASGADAAYIYEEPFDIRDLQSNVEHLTEKMKTSIQRGLVLRNENSSENYTTDFIYQLYSEEGKGVFDCRKNVLGHMQQGGAPSPFDRNFGTKIAAKAMQWISKKLKEFYREGRVFANTEDSACLLGMRRRALVFQPVIQLKDETDFVHRIPKEQWWLRLRPLMKILAKYKTSYDVSDSGQLEHIVRLRAKDISAI; this comes from the exons GTATGAATGCTGCTGTGAGGGCAGTGGTCAGAATGGGAATCTACGTGGGAGCAAAAGTTTTTTTCATCCATGAG GGCTACCAGGGCATGGTGGATGGAGGTGACAACATCAAAGAGGCATCATGGGAAAGTGTTTCCAGTATGTTACAAGTG ggtGGCACTGTGATAGGCAGCGCCCGCTGTAAGGATTTTCGTACCCATGAGGGCCGTTTGCGTGCTGCTCTGAACTTGGTGCAGCGTGGCATCACTAACTTGTGTGTGATTGGTGGAGATGGCAGTTTGACCGGGGCTAATCTCTTCAGGGAGGAGTGGAGTGGACTCTTGGATGAACTTGTCCAATCAT GTCAAATCAGTGAAGAGGCTTCCCAAACTCATTCTGCGTTGCATATCGTTGGGATGGTGGGCTCTATTGACAATGATTTCTGCGGGACAGATATGACCATTGGCACTGACTCAGCACTGCACAGGATCATAGAAGTGGTGGACGCTATAATGACCACGGCACAAAG CCATCAAAGGACCTTTGTGCTGGAGGTCATGGGAAGACACTGTGG gtaTCTAGCATTAGTCAGTGCTCTTGCATGTGGAGCTGACTGGGTGCTGATTCCAGAAATGCCTCCCAAAGATGGCTGGGAGGAACAGATGTGTCATAAACTAtcagag AATCGTGCTGATAAGAAACGGCTTAATATCATCATAGTCGCTGAAGGTGCAATAGACCAAAACAACAAGCCCATAACCACAGAACTTATAAAGGAC CTGGTGGTGCGCTGTTTGGGGTTTGACACGCGGGTCACCATTCTGGGTCACGTCCAAAGAGGAGGAACACCCTCTGCCTTTGACCGGATTTTG GCGAGTCGTATGGGTGTAGAAGCCGTGCTGGCCCTGTTAGAAGCGTCTCCTGGTACTCCAGCATGTGTGGTGTCTCTGTGTGGGAACCAGGCTGTCAGGCTCCCTCTGATGGAGTGCGTTCAGATG ACACAGGAGGTTCAGAAGGCCATGGATGAAAAGCGATTTGAAGAAGCTGTAAAACTGCGCGGGAG AAGTTTCGAAAACAACCTGAACACTTACAAGCTCCTGTCCCATCGCAAAATGAATGCTGAACTTCCACGT AGCTCATTTAACGTGGCTGTGTTGAATGTTGGCGCTCCTGCAGCTGGCATGAATGCAGCCGTGCGTTCGGCCGTCAGGGTCGGGATCACCGAAGGCCAcactgtgtttgctgttagtGATGGATTTGAAGGCTTCTCTAAGGGACAG ATAAAAGAATTCAAGTGGGGTGATGTTGGGGGCTGGACAGGCCAGGGCGGGTCCCTGCTAGGGACAAAAAG AACTCTCCCAGCAAAACACATTGATAAAATTGCAGAACAGATGAGGATTCACAACATCAACGCTTTACTGGTTATTGGAGGTTTTGA GGTGATGGTCCCAGCCACTGTGTCCAACAATATCCCCGGCTCAGACCTGAGTATCGGGGCAGACACAGCCCTCAACGCCATCACGGAC GCCTTTGAGAGTTTGCTGCAGCTGGTCGATGCCCGCAGCAGGTATGAGGAGTTCTGCGTGCCCATGTGCATGCTGCCCGCAaccatcagtaataatgtgtccGGCACTGACCTCAGCATTGGCGCTGACACCTCCCTCAATGCCATAGTGGAG ACATGTGATCGTATAAAGCAGTCAGCCAGCGGAACCAAGCATCGCGTGTTCATCATTGAGACGATGGGTGGTTACTGTGGTTACCTGGCAACAGTGGGCGGGCTGGCGTCTGGAGCAGATGCAGCCTACATCTATGAAGAGCCATTTGACATCCGAGACCTGCAG TCTAACGTCGAACATTTAACTGAGAAGATGAAGACCAGCATCCAGAGAGGTTTAGTGCTCAG GAATGAGAACTCCAGTGAGAACTACACAACTGACTTCATCTACCAGCTGTACAGTGAAGAGGGCAAAGGAGTCTTTGACTGCAGGAAAAACGTCTTGGGACACATGCAACag GGTGGTGCTCCTTCCCCATTTGACAGGAACTTTGGCACCAAGATCGCAGCTAAAGCCATGCAGTGGATCTCCAAGAAGCTCAAAGAGTTTTACCGAGAAG GCCGTGTGTTTGCGAACACAGAGGATTCTGCGTGTTTGTTGGGGATGCGGCGCAGGGCCCTGGTCTTCCAGCCTGTCATACAGCTGAAGGACGAGACGGACTTTGT TCACAGGATCCCGAAGGAACAGTGGTGGCTCCGCCTGCGCCCGCTCATGAAGATTCTGGCCAAGTACAAAACTAGCTACGACGTGTCCGATTCAGGCCAGCTTGAACACATCGTCCGTCTGAGAGCTAAAGACATCTCTGCCATTTAA
- the pfkpb gene encoding ATP-dependent 6-phosphofructokinase, platelet type isoform X9 codes for MQDTKKFIENLSGAGKSIGVLTSGGDAQGMNAAVRAVVRMGIYVGAKVFFIHEGYQGMVDGGDNIKEASWESVSSMLQVGGTVIGSARCKDFRTHEGRLRAALNLVQRGITNLCVIGGDGSLTGANLFREEWSGLLDELVQSCQISEEASQTHSALHIVGMVGSIDNDFCGTDMTIGTDSALHRIIEVVDAIMTTAQSHQRTFVLEVMGRHCGYLALVSALACGADWVLIPEMPPKDGWEEQMCHKLSENRADKKRLNIIIVAEGAIDQNNKPITTELIKDLVVRCLGFDTRVTILGHVQRGGTPSAFDRILASRMGVEAVLALLEASPGTPACVVSLCGNQAVRLPLMECVQMTQEVQKAMDEKRFEEAVKLRGRSFENNLNTYKLLSHRKMNAELPRSSFNVAVLNVGAPAAGMNAAVRSAVRVGITEGHTVFAVSDGFEGFSKGQIKEFKWGDVGGWTGQGGSLLGTKRTLPAKHIDKIAEQMRIHNINALLVIGGFETCDRIKQSASGTKHRVFIIETMGGYCGYLATVGGLASGADAAYIYEEPFDIRDLQSNVEHLTEKMKTSIQRGLVLRNENSSENYTTDFIYQLYSEEGKGVFDCRKNVLGHMQQGGAPSPFDRNFGTKIAAKAMQWISKKLKEFYREGRVFANTEDSACLLGMRRRALVFQPVIQLKDETDFVHRIPKEQWWLRLRPLMKILAKYKTSYDVSDSGQLEHIVRLRAKDISAI; via the exons GTATGAATGCTGCTGTGAGGGCAGTGGTCAGAATGGGAATCTACGTGGGAGCAAAAGTTTTTTTCATCCATGAG GGCTACCAGGGCATGGTGGATGGAGGTGACAACATCAAAGAGGCATCATGGGAAAGTGTTTCCAGTATGTTACAAGTG ggtGGCACTGTGATAGGCAGCGCCCGCTGTAAGGATTTTCGTACCCATGAGGGCCGTTTGCGTGCTGCTCTGAACTTGGTGCAGCGTGGCATCACTAACTTGTGTGTGATTGGTGGAGATGGCAGTTTGACCGGGGCTAATCTCTTCAGGGAGGAGTGGAGTGGACTCTTGGATGAACTTGTCCAATCAT GTCAAATCAGTGAAGAGGCTTCCCAAACTCATTCTGCGTTGCATATCGTTGGGATGGTGGGCTCTATTGACAATGATTTCTGCGGGACAGATATGACCATTGGCACTGACTCAGCACTGCACAGGATCATAGAAGTGGTGGACGCTATAATGACCACGGCACAAAG CCATCAAAGGACCTTTGTGCTGGAGGTCATGGGAAGACACTGTGG gtaTCTAGCATTAGTCAGTGCTCTTGCATGTGGAGCTGACTGGGTGCTGATTCCAGAAATGCCTCCCAAAGATGGCTGGGAGGAACAGATGTGTCATAAACTAtcagag AATCGTGCTGATAAGAAACGGCTTAATATCATCATAGTCGCTGAAGGTGCAATAGACCAAAACAACAAGCCCATAACCACAGAACTTATAAAGGAC CTGGTGGTGCGCTGTTTGGGGTTTGACACGCGGGTCACCATTCTGGGTCACGTCCAAAGAGGAGGAACACCCTCTGCCTTTGACCGGATTTTG GCGAGTCGTATGGGTGTAGAAGCCGTGCTGGCCCTGTTAGAAGCGTCTCCTGGTACTCCAGCATGTGTGGTGTCTCTGTGTGGGAACCAGGCTGTCAGGCTCCCTCTGATGGAGTGCGTTCAGATG ACACAGGAGGTTCAGAAGGCCATGGATGAAAAGCGATTTGAAGAAGCTGTAAAACTGCGCGGGAG AAGTTTCGAAAACAACCTGAACACTTACAAGCTCCTGTCCCATCGCAAAATGAATGCTGAACTTCCACGT AGCTCATTTAACGTGGCTGTGTTGAATGTTGGCGCTCCTGCAGCTGGCATGAATGCAGCCGTGCGTTCGGCCGTCAGGGTCGGGATCACCGAAGGCCAcactgtgtttgctgttagtGATGGATTTGAAGGCTTCTCTAAGGGACAG ATAAAAGAATTCAAGTGGGGTGATGTTGGGGGCTGGACAGGCCAGGGCGGGTCCCTGCTAGGGACAAAAAG AACTCTCCCAGCAAAACACATTGATAAAATTGCAGAACAGATGAGGATTCACAACATCAACGCTTTACTGGTTATTGGAGGTTTTGAg ACATGTGATCGTATAAAGCAGTCAGCCAGCGGAACCAAGCATCGCGTGTTCATCATTGAGACGATGGGTGGTTACTGTGGTTACCTGGCAACAGTGGGCGGGCTGGCGTCTGGAGCAGATGCAGCCTACATCTATGAAGAGCCATTTGACATCCGAGACCTGCAG TCTAACGTCGAACATTTAACTGAGAAGATGAAGACCAGCATCCAGAGAGGTTTAGTGCTCAG GAATGAGAACTCCAGTGAGAACTACACAACTGACTTCATCTACCAGCTGTACAGTGAAGAGGGCAAAGGAGTCTTTGACTGCAGGAAAAACGTCTTGGGACACATGCAACag GGTGGTGCTCCTTCCCCATTTGACAGGAACTTTGGCACCAAGATCGCAGCTAAAGCCATGCAGTGGATCTCCAAGAAGCTCAAAGAGTTTTACCGAGAAG GCCGTGTGTTTGCGAACACAGAGGATTCTGCGTGTTTGTTGGGGATGCGGCGCAGGGCCCTGGTCTTCCAGCCTGTCATACAGCTGAAGGACGAGACGGACTTTGT TCACAGGATCCCGAAGGAACAGTGGTGGCTCCGCCTGCGCCCGCTCATGAAGATTCTGGCCAAGTACAAAACTAGCTACGACGTGTCCGATTCAGGCCAGCTTGAACACATCGTCCGTCTGAGAGCTAAAGACATCTCTGCCATTTAA
- the pfkpb gene encoding ATP-dependent 6-phosphofructokinase, platelet type isoform X8: MQDTKKFIENLSGAGKSIGVLTSGGDAQGMNAAVRAVVRMGIYVGAKVFFIHEGYQGMVDGGDNIKEASWESVSSMLQVGGTVIGSARCKDFRTHEGRLRAALNLVQRGITNLCVIGGDGSLTGANLFREEWSGLLDELVQSCQISEEASQTHSALHIVGMVGSIDNDFCGTDMTIGTDSALHRIIEVVDAIMTTAQSHQRTFVLEVMGRHCGYLALVSALACGADWVLIPEMPPKDGWEEQMCHKLSENRADKKRLNIIIVAEGAIDQNNKPITTELIKDLVVRCLGFDTRVTILGHVQRGGTPSAFDRILASRMGVEAVLALLEASPGTPACVVSLCGNQAVRLPLMECVQMTQEVQKAMDEKRFEEAVKLRGRSFENNLNTYKLLSHRKMNAELPRSSFNVAVLNVGAPAAGMNAAVRSAVRVGITEGHTVFAVSDGFEGFSKGQIKEFKWGDVGGWTGQGGSLLGTKRTLPAKHIDKIAEQMRIHNINALLVIGGFEVMVPATVSNNIPGSDLSIGADTALNAITDTCDRIKQSASGTKHRVFIIETMGGYCGYLATVGGLASGADAAYIYEEPFDIRDLQSNVEHLTEKMKTSIQRGLVLRNENSSENYTTDFIYQLYSEEGKGVFDCRKNVLGHMQQGGAPSPFDRNFGTKIAAKAMQWISKKLKEFYREGRVFANTEDSACLLGMRRRALVFQPVIQLKDETDFVHRIPKEQWWLRLRPLMKILAKYKTSYDVSDSGQLEHIVRLRAKDISAI; encoded by the exons GTATGAATGCTGCTGTGAGGGCAGTGGTCAGAATGGGAATCTACGTGGGAGCAAAAGTTTTTTTCATCCATGAG GGCTACCAGGGCATGGTGGATGGAGGTGACAACATCAAAGAGGCATCATGGGAAAGTGTTTCCAGTATGTTACAAGTG ggtGGCACTGTGATAGGCAGCGCCCGCTGTAAGGATTTTCGTACCCATGAGGGCCGTTTGCGTGCTGCTCTGAACTTGGTGCAGCGTGGCATCACTAACTTGTGTGTGATTGGTGGAGATGGCAGTTTGACCGGGGCTAATCTCTTCAGGGAGGAGTGGAGTGGACTCTTGGATGAACTTGTCCAATCAT GTCAAATCAGTGAAGAGGCTTCCCAAACTCATTCTGCGTTGCATATCGTTGGGATGGTGGGCTCTATTGACAATGATTTCTGCGGGACAGATATGACCATTGGCACTGACTCAGCACTGCACAGGATCATAGAAGTGGTGGACGCTATAATGACCACGGCACAAAG CCATCAAAGGACCTTTGTGCTGGAGGTCATGGGAAGACACTGTGG gtaTCTAGCATTAGTCAGTGCTCTTGCATGTGGAGCTGACTGGGTGCTGATTCCAGAAATGCCTCCCAAAGATGGCTGGGAGGAACAGATGTGTCATAAACTAtcagag AATCGTGCTGATAAGAAACGGCTTAATATCATCATAGTCGCTGAAGGTGCAATAGACCAAAACAACAAGCCCATAACCACAGAACTTATAAAGGAC CTGGTGGTGCGCTGTTTGGGGTTTGACACGCGGGTCACCATTCTGGGTCACGTCCAAAGAGGAGGAACACCCTCTGCCTTTGACCGGATTTTG GCGAGTCGTATGGGTGTAGAAGCCGTGCTGGCCCTGTTAGAAGCGTCTCCTGGTACTCCAGCATGTGTGGTGTCTCTGTGTGGGAACCAGGCTGTCAGGCTCCCTCTGATGGAGTGCGTTCAGATG ACACAGGAGGTTCAGAAGGCCATGGATGAAAAGCGATTTGAAGAAGCTGTAAAACTGCGCGGGAG AAGTTTCGAAAACAACCTGAACACTTACAAGCTCCTGTCCCATCGCAAAATGAATGCTGAACTTCCACGT AGCTCATTTAACGTGGCTGTGTTGAATGTTGGCGCTCCTGCAGCTGGCATGAATGCAGCCGTGCGTTCGGCCGTCAGGGTCGGGATCACCGAAGGCCAcactgtgtttgctgttagtGATGGATTTGAAGGCTTCTCTAAGGGACAG ATAAAAGAATTCAAGTGGGGTGATGTTGGGGGCTGGACAGGCCAGGGCGGGTCCCTGCTAGGGACAAAAAG AACTCTCCCAGCAAAACACATTGATAAAATTGCAGAACAGATGAGGATTCACAACATCAACGCTTTACTGGTTATTGGAGGTTTTGA GGTGATGGTCCCAGCCACTGTGTCCAACAATATCCCCGGCTCAGACCTGAGTATCGGGGCAGACACAGCCCTCAACGCCATCACGGAC ACATGTGATCGTATAAAGCAGTCAGCCAGCGGAACCAAGCATCGCGTGTTCATCATTGAGACGATGGGTGGTTACTGTGGTTACCTGGCAACAGTGGGCGGGCTGGCGTCTGGAGCAGATGCAGCCTACATCTATGAAGAGCCATTTGACATCCGAGACCTGCAG TCTAACGTCGAACATTTAACTGAGAAGATGAAGACCAGCATCCAGAGAGGTTTAGTGCTCAG GAATGAGAACTCCAGTGAGAACTACACAACTGACTTCATCTACCAGCTGTACAGTGAAGAGGGCAAAGGAGTCTTTGACTGCAGGAAAAACGTCTTGGGACACATGCAACag GGTGGTGCTCCTTCCCCATTTGACAGGAACTTTGGCACCAAGATCGCAGCTAAAGCCATGCAGTGGATCTCCAAGAAGCTCAAAGAGTTTTACCGAGAAG GCCGTGTGTTTGCGAACACAGAGGATTCTGCGTGTTTGTTGGGGATGCGGCGCAGGGCCCTGGTCTTCCAGCCTGTCATACAGCTGAAGGACGAGACGGACTTTGT TCACAGGATCCCGAAGGAACAGTGGTGGCTCCGCCTGCGCCCGCTCATGAAGATTCTGGCCAAGTACAAAACTAGCTACGACGTGTCCGATTCAGGCCAGCTTGAACACATCGTCCGTCTGAGAGCTAAAGACATCTCTGCCATTTAA
- the pfkpb gene encoding ATP-dependent 6-phosphofructokinase, platelet type isoform X4 — MQDTKKFIENLSGAGKSIGVLTSGGDAQGMNAAVRAVVRMGIYVGAKVFFIHEGYQGMVDGGDNIKEASWESVSSMLQVGGTVIGSARCKDFRTHEGRLRAALNLVQRGITNLCVIGGDGSLTGANLFREEWSGLLDELVQSCQISEEASQTHSALHIVGMVGSIDNDFCGTDMTIGTDSALHRIIEVVDAIMTTAQSHQRTFVLEVMGRHCGYLALVSALACGADWVLIPEMPPKDGWEEQMCHKLSENRADKKRLNIIIVAEGAIDQNNKPITTELIKDLVVRCLGFDTRVTILGHVQRGGTPSAFDRILASRMGVEAVLALLEASPGTPACVVSLCGNQAVRLPLMECVQMTQEVQKAMDEKRFEEAVKLRGRSFENNLNTYKLLSHRKMNAELPRSSFNVAVLNVGAPAAGMNAAVRSAVRVGITEGHTVFAVSDGFEGFSKGQIKEFKWGDVGGWTGQGGSLLGTKRTLPAKHIDKIAEQMRIHNINALLVIGGFEAYLGLLELQAARSKHAELCVPMVMVPATVSNNIPGSDLSIGADTALNAITDTCDRIKQSASGTKHRVFIIETMGGYCGYLATVGGLASGADAAYIYEEPFDIRDLQSNVEHLTEKMKTSIQRGLVLRNENSSENYTTDFIYQLYSEEGKGVFDCRKNVLGHMQQGGAPSPFDRNFGTKIAAKAMQWISKKLKEFYREGRVFANTEDSACLLGMRRRALVFQPVIQLKDETDFVHRIPKEQWWLRLRPLMKILAKYKTSYDVSDSGQLEHIVRLRAKDISAI, encoded by the exons GTATGAATGCTGCTGTGAGGGCAGTGGTCAGAATGGGAATCTACGTGGGAGCAAAAGTTTTTTTCATCCATGAG GGCTACCAGGGCATGGTGGATGGAGGTGACAACATCAAAGAGGCATCATGGGAAAGTGTTTCCAGTATGTTACAAGTG ggtGGCACTGTGATAGGCAGCGCCCGCTGTAAGGATTTTCGTACCCATGAGGGCCGTTTGCGTGCTGCTCTGAACTTGGTGCAGCGTGGCATCACTAACTTGTGTGTGATTGGTGGAGATGGCAGTTTGACCGGGGCTAATCTCTTCAGGGAGGAGTGGAGTGGACTCTTGGATGAACTTGTCCAATCAT GTCAAATCAGTGAAGAGGCTTCCCAAACTCATTCTGCGTTGCATATCGTTGGGATGGTGGGCTCTATTGACAATGATTTCTGCGGGACAGATATGACCATTGGCACTGACTCAGCACTGCACAGGATCATAGAAGTGGTGGACGCTATAATGACCACGGCACAAAG CCATCAAAGGACCTTTGTGCTGGAGGTCATGGGAAGACACTGTGG gtaTCTAGCATTAGTCAGTGCTCTTGCATGTGGAGCTGACTGGGTGCTGATTCCAGAAATGCCTCCCAAAGATGGCTGGGAGGAACAGATGTGTCATAAACTAtcagag AATCGTGCTGATAAGAAACGGCTTAATATCATCATAGTCGCTGAAGGTGCAATAGACCAAAACAACAAGCCCATAACCACAGAACTTATAAAGGAC CTGGTGGTGCGCTGTTTGGGGTTTGACACGCGGGTCACCATTCTGGGTCACGTCCAAAGAGGAGGAACACCCTCTGCCTTTGACCGGATTTTG GCGAGTCGTATGGGTGTAGAAGCCGTGCTGGCCCTGTTAGAAGCGTCTCCTGGTACTCCAGCATGTGTGGTGTCTCTGTGTGGGAACCAGGCTGTCAGGCTCCCTCTGATGGAGTGCGTTCAGATG ACACAGGAGGTTCAGAAGGCCATGGATGAAAAGCGATTTGAAGAAGCTGTAAAACTGCGCGGGAG AAGTTTCGAAAACAACCTGAACACTTACAAGCTCCTGTCCCATCGCAAAATGAATGCTGAACTTCCACGT AGCTCATTTAACGTGGCTGTGTTGAATGTTGGCGCTCCTGCAGCTGGCATGAATGCAGCCGTGCGTTCGGCCGTCAGGGTCGGGATCACCGAAGGCCAcactgtgtttgctgttagtGATGGATTTGAAGGCTTCTCTAAGGGACAG ATAAAAGAATTCAAGTGGGGTGATGTTGGGGGCTGGACAGGCCAGGGCGGGTCCCTGCTAGGGACAAAAAG AACTCTCCCAGCAAAACACATTGATAAAATTGCAGAACAGATGAGGATTCACAACATCAACGCTTTACTGGTTATTGGAGGTTTTGAg GCATATTTGGGGCTGTTGGAGCTGCAAGCAGCTCGTTCCAAACACGCAGAGCTTTGTGTTCCAATGGTGATGGTCCCAGCCACTGTGTCCAACAATATCCCCGGCTCAGACCTGAGTATCGGGGCAGACACAGCCCTCAACGCCATCACGGAC ACATGTGATCGTATAAAGCAGTCAGCCAGCGGAACCAAGCATCGCGTGTTCATCATTGAGACGATGGGTGGTTACTGTGGTTACCTGGCAACAGTGGGCGGGCTGGCGTCTGGAGCAGATGCAGCCTACATCTATGAAGAGCCATTTGACATCCGAGACCTGCAG TCTAACGTCGAACATTTAACTGAGAAGATGAAGACCAGCATCCAGAGAGGTTTAGTGCTCAG GAATGAGAACTCCAGTGAGAACTACACAACTGACTTCATCTACCAGCTGTACAGTGAAGAGGGCAAAGGAGTCTTTGACTGCAGGAAAAACGTCTTGGGACACATGCAACag GGTGGTGCTCCTTCCCCATTTGACAGGAACTTTGGCACCAAGATCGCAGCTAAAGCCATGCAGTGGATCTCCAAGAAGCTCAAAGAGTTTTACCGAGAAG GCCGTGTGTTTGCGAACACAGAGGATTCTGCGTGTTTGTTGGGGATGCGGCGCAGGGCCCTGGTCTTCCAGCCTGTCATACAGCTGAAGGACGAGACGGACTTTGT TCACAGGATCCCGAAGGAACAGTGGTGGCTCCGCCTGCGCCCGCTCATGAAGATTCTGGCCAAGTACAAAACTAGCTACGACGTGTCCGATTCAGGCCAGCTTGAACACATCGTCCGTCTGAGAGCTAAAGACATCTCTGCCATTTAA